One Rhododendron vialii isolate Sample 1 chromosome 2a, ASM3025357v1 genomic region harbors:
- the LOC131315613 gene encoding pentatricopeptide repeat-containing protein At2g33680 encodes MTNLPLPSPSPSRSFFTKLLHCTHHKNLKHAQTLHSQIIQTGSSSCPFIANPLVNLYAKCHRLTEAKLAFEEIKYKDAVSWNCLINAHSQLGGPQNSASVMHLFRRMVREANENDVYPNGHTFTGVFTAVPDLGKNPLGAGKQGHSLALAFGCGCDVYVGSSLVSMYCKLGLVCDARKVFDRMPERNSVTWVAMISGYAAQRLGVEAVRVFNLMVGLGEEGLNEFVLTSVLSAFAMPEFIASGKQIHCLGIKSGLLSVVAVGNAVVTMYGKCGSLDDAAKTFELLSGKNTISWSALITGFAQSGDSEMALEMFSKMNRSMVKPSEFTLVGVLNACSDSGAAREGKQVHGSLVKLGFESQIYIRTAMVDMYAKCGCVADARKGFDFLQEPDIVLWTSMIGGYVQNGENEDALVLYGKMQIGGIFPNELTMASVLKACSSLAALEQGKQIHARVVKYGFSLEIPIGSALSSMYAKCGSLNDGNLVFRMMPTRDVISWNAMMSGLSQNGYGNEALELFEEMLSKGTKPDYVTFVNVLSACSHMGLVERGWIYFNMMSNEFRIVPRVEHYACMVDLLSRAGKLTEAKEFIESTPTEHGLCLWQILLSGCRNYRNYDLGAYAGEKLMELGSKESSAYVLLSSIYTVLGRRGDVERVRGMMNLQGVNKEPGCSWIEMKSQIHAFVAGDQMHPQDKQIRAEVQRLSKLIMDEGYKPVFDLLSADLES; translated from the coding sequence ATGACAAACCTTCCACTTCCGTCACCCTCCCCCTCCCGCTCCTTCTTCACCAAACTCCTCCACTGCACCCACCACAAGAACCTCAAACACGCCCAAACCCTCCACTCCCAAATCATCCAAACCGGCTCCTCCTCCTGCCCCTTCATCGCCAACCCCCTCGTCAACCTCTACGCCAAATGCCACCGCCTAACCGAAGCCAAGCTAGCCTTCGAAGAAATCAAATACAAAGATGCTGTCTCCTGGAACTGCCTCATCAATGCCCACTCCCAACTGGGTGGGCCCCAGAACTCCGCCTCTGTAATGCACCTGTTCCGACGCATGGTGAGGGAAGCAAACGAAAATGATGTTTACCCAAATGGGCACACCTTCACGGGGGTTTTCACCGCCGTGCCGGACTTGGGAAAAAACCCCTTGGGTGCCGGAAAGCAGGGGCATTCGCTGGCATTGGCGTTTGGCTGTGGTTGCGATGTTTACGTTGGTAGCTCTTTGGTTAGCATGTATTGTAAACTGGGTCTTGTTTGTGATGCACGTAAGGTGTTTGATAGAATGCCTGAGAGGAATTCAGTTACTTGGGTTGCTATGATTTCTGGGTACGCGGCGCAGAGGCTTGGCGTGGAAGCTGTGAGGGTTTTTAATTTGATGGTGGGTTTGGGAGAGGAGGGTTTGAATGAGTTTGTATTGACTAGTGTTCTTAGTGCTTTTGCCATGCCCGAATTTATCGCAAGTGGGAAGCAAATTCATTGTCTTGGTATTAAAAGCGGGCTTCTATCAGTTGTGGCGGTTGGAAATGCGGTTGTGACCATGTATGGGAAATGTGGGAGCTTAGATGATGCTGCCAAAACATTTGAGTTGCTTAGTGGTAAGAATACGATTTCGTGGTCGGCTTTGATCACTGGTTTTGCGCAATCCGGGGATTCTGAAATGGCATTGGAAATGTTTTCGAAGATGAATCGTTCTATGGTGAAACCTAGTGAGTTCACCCTTGTTGGAGTCCTCAATGCTTGTAGCGACAGTGGTGCTGCTAGAGAAGGAAAGCAGGTGCATGGTTCTTTGGTAAAACTGGGCTTTGAATCTCAAATCTATATCAGGACAGCTATGGTTGACATGTATGCAAAATGTGGTTGCGTAGCCGATGCTAGGAAGGGGTTCGACTTTTTACAAGAACCTGACATTGTTTTGTGGACTTCGATGATTGGAGGGTATGTGCAAAATGGGGAGAATGAAGATGCTCTTGTCTTGTATGGTAAAATGCAGATTGGAGGTATCTTTCCAAACGAGCTTACAATGGCTAGTGTTCTAAAAGCCTGTTCAAGCCTTGCTGCTTTAGAACAGGGAAAGCAAATCCATGCCCGGGTGGTCAAGTACGGGTTTAGTCTGGAAATTCCAATTGGAAGTGCTCTCTCGAGTATGTATGCAAAATGTGGAAGTCTTAATGATGGGAACCTTGTCTTCAGGATGATGCCCACACGGGATGTAATCTCATGGAATGCTATGATGTCTGGGCTCTCCCAAAATGGATATGGCAATGAAGCTCTTGAACTTTTTGAGGAGATGCTGTCTAAAGGAACAAAGCCGGACTATGTTACTTTTGTTAACGTTCTCTCTGCTTGTAGCCACATGGGCTTGGTAGAAAGAGGTTGGATTTATTTCAATATGATGTCCAATGAGTTCCGTATAGTCCCACGAGTAGAGCATTATGCATGCATGGTTGATCTTTTGAGTCGTGCAGGGAAGCTCACAGAAGCTAAAGAATTTATCGAATCAACACCTACTGAACATGGCTTATGTTTGTGGCAGATCTTATTAAGCGGTTGTAGGAACTATCGAAACTATGATTTGGGAGCCTATGCAGGGGAGAAGTTAATGGAGTTGGGCTCAAAAGAATCATCTGCCTATGTCCTGTTGTCTAGTATCTATACTGTGTTGGGTAGGAGGGGAGATGTGGAACGGGTGAGGGGGATGATGAACCTTCAGGGGGTGAATAAGGAGCCTGGGTGCAGCTGGATTGAGATGAAGAGTCAGATTCATGCGTTTGTTGCTGGGGACCAAATGCATCCACAAGATAAACAAATACGTGCAGAGGTACAAAGATTGAGCAAGCTGATCATGGATGAAGGTTACAAACCTGTTTTTGATTTACTTTCTGCTGACTTGGAAAGCTGA
- the LOC131317094 gene encoding uncharacterized protein LOC131317094: MKKSFVTRQCGSERWNLQFRRVLRDWEKPIEEELKQRLQSVILDESKCDILQWKWASDKCFSVKSLYYQWEQQSYATNLVLGSVWRNLSPPKVEVFVWMAIQSRVATRSELYSRNLIQEDHQQFCPLCSAHPETPQHLFLHCKFSWDLRLLLLDWWHVRWVCPPFLEDLALWWFDTKFTNLEKHLWEATFYATLWSLWLVRNDCVFNNASTSIQEVGELAKTRVAIWMKSKFEIKLYTVEEFKGFLDGIRKLRI; the protein is encoded by the coding sequence atgaaaaagagttttgtaactagaCAATGTGGGAGTGAGAGGTGGAATCTGCAATTTAGAAGGGTGTTACGTGATTGGGAGAAACCAATTGAGGAGGAACTAAAGCAAAGACTACAATCTGTGATATTAGATGAATCTAAGTGTGATATTTTGCAATGGAAATGGGCTTCGGACAAATGTTTCTCAGTTAAATCACTTTACTACCAATGGGAGCAGCAAAGTTATGCTACGAATCTGGTTTTGGGATCAGTCTGGAGGAATCTTAGCCCCCCAAAGGTGGAAGTCTTTGTATGGATGGCAATCCAAAGCAGAGTAGCTACTAGATCAGAGCTCTATAGCAGGAATCTGATCCAAGAGGATCATCAGCAGTTTTGTCCGTTGTGTTCGGCGCACCCAGAAACTCCCCAGCACCTATTTTTACACTGTAAGTTCTCGTGGGACTTGCGGTTGCTCCTGTTGGACTGGTGGCATGTTAGGTGGGTATGCCCTCCCTTTTTGGAAGACTTGGCACTATGGTGGTTTGATACTAAGTTTACAAACTTGGAGAAACACTTATGGGAAGCTACCTTCTATGCAACTCTTTGGTCCTTGTGGTTGGTAAGAAACGACTGTGTTTTTAACAATGCTTCAACAAGTATCCAGGAGGTGGGTGAGCTTGCGAAGACTAGAGTGGCTATATGGATGAAGTCTAAGTTTGAGATTAAATTATATACGGTGGAGGAGTTCAAAGGTTTTTTGGATGGTATTCGGAAGCTAAGGATTTAG
- the LOC131316561 gene encoding protein ECERIFERUM 26-like produces the protein MASTKEETLVYDIHISSVGPGQVTGEHVVHEPTNMDLAMKLHYLKTVYYFRSQAVDGLTTLDIKEPMITWLNQFYPACGRFRRADSGRAYVKCNDCGVRFGEARCGKSLDEWIKMVEEEVSIERLLAPNQVIGPELPFSPLVFLQLTKFRCGGVSVGLCWAHVLGDPFSAADFMNAWGQVMKAQKSAQPLKQGRTPTKPETYPSPPTPFKDPISVKRVGPVGDHWMSPNNCKMETFSLNLATKQMNHLQSKVSGLVGINPSPVFESICALIWKAVAKIRNGPEPKVVTICKNNSHDPREKGILGNGQVISVVRAEFSVLEANPKELAWLVVDRAEDERSRIGEAMERENGLSDFIVYGANLTFLDLEGANPYDLEFNGQKPIYVGYDVDGIGEGGAVLVIPGPKNATKVVTLIMPESEVLELKSELKREFSIA, from the exons atgGCGTCCACCAAAGAAGAAACCCTAGTCTACGACATACACATCTCCTCGGTCGGGCCGGGCCAGGTCACCGGGGAACACGTGGTCCACGAGCCAACAAACATGGACCTAGCCATGAAGCTCCACTACCTCAAAACGGTTTACTACTTCAGGAGCCAAGCAGTTGATGGGCTGACCACATTGGACATCAAGGAGCCCATGATCACGTGGCTCAACCAGTTCTACCCTGCCTGCGGCCGGTTCCGGAGGGCTGACTCGGGCCGGGCCTACGTCAAGTGCAATGACTGCGGGGTCAGGTTCGGTGAGGCCCGGTGTGGGAAAAGCCTTGATGAGTGGATAAagatggtggaggaggaggtttCTATCGAGAGGTTGCTCGCGCCTAATCAAGTTATTGGGCCTGAGTTGCCTTTCTCTCCACTAGTTTTCTTGCAG TTAACAAAGTTCAGATGTGGTGGAGTGTCAGTGGGCCTATGCTGGGCCCATGTTCTTGGAGATCCATTTTCAGCCGCAGATTTCATGAACGCATGGGGCCAAGTCATGAAGGCCCAAAAGTCAGCCCAACCCCTCAAACAAGGCCGAACACCAACCAAGCCCGAAACTTACCCGAGCCCGCCCACACCATTCAAAGATCCGATTTCTGTCAAACGGGTCGGGCCAGTTGGAGACCATTGGATGAGTCCCAATAACTGCAAAATGGAAACATTTTCCCTAAATCTTGCTACCAAACAGATGAATCACTTGCAGTCTAAGGTATCCGGCCTAGTTGGAATTAATCCAAGTCCAGTGTTTGAGTCCATATGTGCCCTAATTTGGAAAGCTGTTGCCAAAATTAGAAATGGGCCTGAGCCCAAGGTAGTGACAATATGCAAAAACAATTCCCACGATCCGCGCGAAAAGGGTATTTTGGGCAATGGACAAGTTATAAGCGTTGTTAGGGCCGAATTTTCGGTACTCGAGGCTAATCCAAAGGAACTCGCGTGGTTGGTAGTTGATCGAGCCGAGGACGAACGGAGCAGGATCGGAGAAGCAATGGAAAGAGAGAACGGATTGTCCGATTTCATAGTTTACGGAGCGAATTTGACTTTTTTGGACTTGGAGGGTGCTAATCCGTATGATCTAGAGTTCAATGGGCAGAAGCCCATTTATGTGGGCTACGACGTCGATGGGATTGGGGAGGGAGGGGCTGTTTTGGTAATTCCAGGGCCCAAGAATGCTACCAAGGTTGTGACCCTAATAATGCCAGAGAGTGAAGTGTTGGAGCTTAAATCTGAGTTGAAAAGGGAGTTTTCAATTGCTTGA
- the LOC131312202 gene encoding protein ECERIFERUM 26-like has protein sequence MVSPKEEETLLYGKKISSVGPGQVTGEHVIHEPTSMDLAMKLHYLKPVYYFRSQAVDGLTTMDIKEAIFTWLNQFYPACGRFRRAESGRAYVKCNDCGARFIEAHCGKSLDEWMEMREEEEEVSIERLLVPSQVIGPELPFSPLVLLQLTKFRCGGVSVGLSWAHVMGDPFSAAEFMNAWGQAMRAQKPALPLKQGRTPTKPETYPSPPAPFKDPLSVKRVGPVGDHWVSPNNCKMGTFSLNLSTKQMNHLQSKVSGQVGSNPIPVFESICALIWKAVAKIRNGPEPKVVTVCRNDSRGQREKGILGNGQVISIVKAEFSVTEAEPKELAEMVINQAEDERSLIREAMEREGGLPDFVVYGANLTFVDLEDADLYGLEFNGQKPIYVGYDMDGIGDEGAVLVIPGPKDATKVVTLIMPESEVFELKSELKRELSIA, from the exons ATGGTATcccccaaagaagaagaaaccctATTATACGGCAAGAAAATCTCATCGGTCGGGCCGGGCCAGGTCACCGGAGAGCACGTGATCCACGAGCCAACAAGCATGGACCTAGCCATGAAGCTCCACTACCTCAAACCAGTTTACTACTTCAGGAGCCAAGCAGTTGACGGGCTGACCACAATGGACATCAAGGAGGCCATATTCACGTGGCTCAACCAGTTCTACCCGGCCTGCGGCCGATTCCGGCGGGCCGAGTCGGGCCGGGCCTACGTCAAGTGCAATGACTGTGGGGCCAGGTTCATTGAGGCCCATTGTGGAAAGAGCCTTGATGAGTGGATGGAGatgagggaggaggaggaggaggtttctATCGAGAGGCTGCTTGTTCCTAGTCAAGTTATTGGGCCTGAGTTGCCTTTCTCTCCACTAGTTCTTTTGCAG TTAACAAAGTTCAGATGCGGTGGAGTGTCAGTGGGCCTTAGCTGGGCCCATGTTATGGGAGATCCATTTTCAGCCGCAGAGTTCATGAACGCATGGGGCCAAGCCATGAGGGCCCAAAAGCCTGCCCTACCACTCAAACAAGGCCGAACACCAACCAAGCCGGAAACTTACCCGAGCCCGCCCGCACCGTTCAAAGATCCGCTTTCCGTCAAACGGGTCGGCCCAGTTGGAGACCATTGGGTGAGTCCCAATAACTGCAAAATGGGAACATTTTCCCTAAATCTTTCTACCAAACAGATGAATCACTTGCAGTCTAAGGTATCCGGCCAAGTTGGAAGTAATCCAATTCCAGTGTTTGAGTCCATATGTGCCCTAATTTGGAAAGCTGTTGCGAAAATTAGAAATGGGCCTGAGCCCAAGGTAGTGACAGTATGCAGAAACGACTCCCGCGGCCAAAGAGAAAAGGGTATTTTGGGCAATGGACAAGTTATCAGCATTGTTAAGGCCGAATTTTCGGTAACCGAGGCTGAACCGAAGGAGCTCGCGGAGATGGTTATTAATCAAGCCGAGGACGAACGGAGCCTGATCAGAGAAgcgatggagagagagggagggttGCCCGATTTCGTCGTTTACGGAGCGAACTTGACTTTTGTGGACTTGGAGGATGCTGATCTTTATGGGCTGGAGTTTAATGGGCAGAAGCCCATTTATGTGGGCTACGACATGGACGGAATTGGGGACGAAGGGGCTGTATTGGTAATTCCAGGGCCCAAAGATGCCACCAAGGTCGTGACTCTAATCATGCCAGAGAGTGAAGTGTTCGAGCTTAAATCTGAGCTGAAAAGGGAGTTATCAATTGCTTGA